Proteins encoded within one genomic window of Columba livia isolate bColLiv1 breed racing homer chromosome 1, bColLiv1.pat.W.v2, whole genome shotgun sequence:
- the LOC135575283 gene encoding T-cell activation Rho GTPase-activating protein-like, which produces MAALQKSSREERLVGLKEVARKLPAANLLLLNTLLRLLQNISSNATVSKMTASNLAICVGPNLLGPPEEDTLPLDTLVQATAKVTQLVEFLINHREELFEAEEEREEEEEGAGLAAEGAEESPAAGAEAETAEMPAVDEEGEARNSSSGQSRGWSLKDSTNHHLLARYSVKNKVGVKKLELGKKDKGRSSSETPSLDSVTRVQPLSPHPVTKERAFPPAPLLGLEETCPPHPHGSGNRRRAARAWDRLWMARVRA; this is translated from the exons ATGGCCGCcctgcagaagagcagcagggaggagaggctggtggggctgaaaga GGTGGCCCGCAAGTTACCCGcggccaacctcctcctcctcaacacCTTGCTGCGGCTGCTGCAGAACATCAGCAGCAACGCCACCGTCAGCAAGATGACAGCCAGCAACCTGGCCATCTGCGTGGGGCCCAACCTCCTCGGCCCACCAGAGGAGGACACGCTCCCTCTGGACACGCTGGTGCAGGCGACAGCCAAG gtgacccagctggtagAGTTCCTCATCAACCACCGGGAGGAACTCTTTGAGGCCGAGGaggagcgggaggaggaggaagagggggctGGGCTCGCCGCTGAAGGGGCCGAGGAGTCgccggcagcaggagcagaggcgGAAACTGCAGAG ATGCCTGCAGTCGATGAAGAAGGCGAAGCTCGGAATAGCTCCTCTGGGCAGAGCAG AGGCTGGAGTCTAAAAGACAGTACCAACCACCACCTTTTAGCCAGGTACTCTGTGAAGAACAAAGTTGGTGTGAAAAAGCTGGAGttagggaaaaaagacaaaggacGGAGTTCGAGTGAAACTCCGTCTCTGGACTCTGTCACCAGGGTGCAGCCTCTTTCTCCCCATCCCGTAACAAAAGAGAGAGCCTTTCCGCCTGCACCACTGCTTGGGCTGGAGGAAACAtgccctcctcatcctcatggCAGTGGCAACAGGAGACGTGCGGCAAGAGCGTGGGACCGACTGTGGATGGCAAGGGTACGGGCATGA
- the LOC135578772 gene encoding T-cell activation Rho GTPase-activating protein-like — protein MAALQKSSREERLVGLKEVARKLPAANLLLLNTLLRLLQNISSNATVSKMTASNLAICVGPNLLGPPEEDTLPLDTLVQATAKVTQLVEFLINHREELFEAEEEREEEEEGAGLAAEGAEESPAAGAEAETAEVPAVAEEGEARNSSSGQSSLPGSSREGGNPSPRKRKLPREEESDAQPSKRRRSLEPGSSGAGD, from the exons ATGGCCGCcctgcagaagagcagcagggaggagaggctggtggggctgaaaga GGTGGCCCGCAAGTTACCCGcggccaacctcctcctcctcaacacCTTGCTGCGGCTGCTGCAGAACATCAGCAGCAACGCCACCGTCAGCAAGATGACAGCCAGCAACCTGGCCATCTGCGTGGGGCCCAACCTCCTCGGCCCACCAGAGGAGGACACGCTCCCTCTGGACACGCTGGTGCAGGCGACAGCCAAG gtgacccagctggtagAGTTCCTCATCAACCACCGGGAGGAACTCTTTGAGGCCGAGGaggagcgggaggaggaggaagagggggctGGGCTCGCCGCTGAAGGGGCCGAGGAGTCgccggcagcaggagcagaggcgGAAACTGCAGAG GTGCCTGCAGTCGCTGAAGAAGGCGAAGCTCGGAATAGCTCCTCTGGGCAGAGCAG CTTGCCAGGCTCTTCGCGGGAGGGGGGAAATCCTTCCCCCCGGAAGAGAAAGCTCCCGCGCGAAGAGGAGAGCGATGCGCAGCCCAGCAAGCGCAGGAGGAGCCTGGAGCCAGGGAGCTCAGGAGCGGGCGACTGA